The sequence below is a genomic window from Methanoculleus sp. 7T.
TGATCCGAAGCAGTTTGCCGATCAGGCGGATCTGATTAAAGTATTGGCACGTGACCTCCGGAAGCGCATCGTCGTGCGCCCGAACATCCTCGAGGACCCCGAGCGGGCGGCCCAAGAGATCAGGGCCGTTGTGCCGGAGAATGCAGGGATATCCGACCTCTTCTTCGACCCGGAGACCGGCGAGGTCCTCATCGAGGCGGAGAAGCCGGGCGTGGTCATCGGCAAGAACGGCGTAACGCTCCGGGAGATCACAAAGCAGATCGGCTGGACGCCGAAGGTGGTCCGGACACCGCCTATCGAGAGTTCGACGGTGAAGCAGATCCGGACGTTTCTGCGTTCGGTGAAGGATGAGCGGAAGGCGTTCTTGCGAAAGATCGGCCACCGCATCCATAGAGAGGTCACGAGCAAAGACCAGTGGCTGCGGGTCACCACGCTCGGATGCTGCCGTGAGGTCGGTCGCGCTGCGTTCCTGATCTCAACGCCGGAGAGTAAGATCCTCGTGGACTGCGGCGAGAAGCCGGGCAGCGCTGCGAACGGGACGCCCTATCTCTACGTGCCCGAGATCTATCCCCTCGACTCGCTCGACGCGGTGGTGCTCACCCACGCGCACCTCGACCACTGCGCTCTCGTCCCCCTTCTCTTCAAGTACGGCTATGAGGGCCCGGTCTACTCGACCCCGCCGACGAGGGACCTCTCGGCGATGCTTCAACTCGACTACTTGGACGTCGTCAGGAAGGAGACGGATAAGATTCCCTACACCTCGAGCGAGGTGAAGACTTACATAAAGCACTCCATCACCCTCAACTACGGCAGCGTGACCGATATCGCTCCCGATATCAAACTCACCTTCCATAACGCGGGGCACATCCTCGGGTCGGCAGTCGCGCACTTCCACATCGGAGAGGGCCTCTACAACATCGCATTCACCGGGGACTTCAATTATCAGAAGACCAGGCTCTTCTCCCCGGCGGTCTCGTCGTTCCCCCGCCTAGAGGCTCTCTTCATGGAGAGCACCTACGGCGGATCGAACGATATCCAGCCGCAGCGCAAAGATGCGGAGGAGAAACTCTACGAGACGGTCTCGACGACGCTCCAGCGCGGCGGCAAGGTGATCATTCCTGCGTTCGCCGTCGGGCGGTCGCAGGAGGTCATGCTCGCCCTCGAGGAGGGGATTCGAAGGCAGAAGATACCCCCGGTGAAGATCTACCTCGACGGGATGATCAAGGAAGCGACGGCGATCCACACCACCTACCCGGAGTACCTGAACAACGACCTCCGGAACCAGATCTTCCGCGAGGGGTTGAACCCCTTCCTGGCCGACGCCTTTGTCCAGGTGGACTCGCCGGTTCTCCGCGAGCAGGTGGTCTCGGGCGAACCCTGCGTCATCATCACCACGAGCGGTATGGTCAACGGCGGGCCGGTGATGGAGTACCTTAAGGCTCTCGGTCCCGACGAGCGCAACGCACTGGTCTTCGTCGGGTATCAGGCTGAAGGGACGCTCGGGCGGCGTATCCAGAAAGGGTGGCGTGAGATCCCGCTCGGATGGCGCGAGACGATCGTGATCAACCTCGAGATAGCCACCATCGACGGGTTCTCGGGCCACTCCGACCGGAAGCAGCTGATGAACTACGTCGCTCATCTTCAGCCGCGTCCGGAGAAGATCTTTACCATTCACGGCGATGAGAACAAGACCATCGACCTTGCCAGTTCCATCTACAAGCGGTACCGTATCGAGACCCACTCTCCCATGAACCTCGAGACCTACCGCATGATCTAGGGATGTCTCGGAACCTGCCCATTCTCCTCGGGGTATTCGTGGTGATGGCGCTCTCCAACGCCGTCGTCCCGGTTCTTCCCGATTTCGGAGAGGGGGCGGCAATGCAAGGGGCGGTCTACGCCGCATACTTTTTTGGCGCGTTTGTTGCGGTGCTCCCGGCAGGGATAGCGAGCGACCGGATCGGCCGCGTGCCGCTCATTCGTGCCGGGCTTCTCCTGACCCTCATAAGCGGGGTTCTCATCCTGCTCTTTCCCTCGGGCCTCCCGCTCCTCATCTTCCGCGTGGTCGAGGGGGTTGGGGCCGGGCTCTTCCTCTCGGCGGCGCTTGCGTGGGCGAACTCGCACCCGTCGTCAGGGCAGATCAGCGGCTACGTCATGGCGGCCCAGAACCTCGGTCTGGTTGCCGGGCTCCTTGCCGCCGGATGGCTTGACGCAGTCTTCGAGAGCCATCTTGCAGGAATCGCCCTCTTTACGGTGTTCGCCGTCCCTGCACTCGGGATGAGCGTCGTGGTCAGGGAGAGCGGTCATGGGGGGTTTGCGAAGGCCGACCTCCCGGCAATCGTCAGGAACTACTTCTGGCTCTTTGCAGCGGCAGCCGTCCTTGTGGGCATGACGGGAGCGGTAGCGGCCATCTATCCGGGATACACGGGGAGCGACCCGTCGCTCCTTGCCCTCCAGTTAGCGACGATCAACATCGCGACCGTCGTTGCCGTGCTCATCGCACCCCGTGTCGCCCTCCGGCCGGTTCCGACCATCCAGGTCTCCTCGATTCTCATGGCCGGGGCGGTCGCGGCGGGTTACTTCACACCCTATGCCCTCCCGGTCATCGGCGGCCTTGCGGGCGTGATCATCGTCGCAATACTTGCGTTCCTTGCCGAGACGAGGATCCAGCAGGGTGTGATGGCCGGGCTCTTCAACACCGCGACCTACGCCGGATTCACATTCCTTGCCGCCTTTGCCGGACTGGCTGCGGGAGAACTCGGTTTCCCGACCGCGTTTCTCCTGCTTGCCGTGATGGCGGCGGTGATGGCGTTTACCGTCGGCGGGTGCCGATGCGAGTATCGCGGGTGACCCGAAGCGCATTTCATATTACTATCCCCATCATAGGATCACCGCATGAAGTTGCTGATCAACGGCGAGCGGCGCGACTCGGTCTCCGGGAAGGTGTTTACGGTGCGTAATCCCGCCACAGGGGATGTGGTCGGTGAGGCGCCGCTCGGGGGAGAGGACGACGTCCGACACGCCGTGGAGGCTGCCGGCGAGGCGTTCGCGGACTGGTCCGCAAAAAACCCGAGGGACAGGGCGAAGATTCTCTTCTTCGCCGCAGAAGAGGTGCGCCGCAGGAACACGGAACTCGGGTCGCTCCTGACCGCCGAGCAAGGGAAGCCCATCCGGGAAGCGGTCGACGAGATCAACGGGTTTGCGAACATCCTCGAGTACTACTACGCTCTCTCCGCGGGTGAGCGGGGGGAGTACCTGAACCTCCGGGGTTACGGTCGAACCCTTGTCCGGAGACGCCCGCTCGGTATTTGCGGCGCGATCATCCCTTGGAACATGCCGGCGATCATCATGGGCTGGAAGATCGGGCCGGCCCTGACGGCAGGGAATACCTTGGTCCTGAAGCCGGCAGGGACCGCTCCGCTGACCTGTGGGAAACTTGCGGAGATCCTCGAGGGTGCGGGGCTTCCGCCGGGCGTCCTGAACGTCGTCACCGGGCCGGGGGAGACGGTCGGCCGTGAGATCGCGAGGAACCCGGGCATTCGGAAGGTCTCGTTCACCGGCGAGGTCGGGACCGGCCGGCAGGTCGCCATGGACGCCGCGCCTGCGCTGAAGCGGCTCACGCTGGAACTCGGAGGAAGTGATCCGATGATCGTCTGCGACGATGCCGATATTCCGATGGCGGTCGAGGGCGTCATCAGGGGGCGGTTCTACAACTGCGGCCAGACCTGCACTGCGGTGAAGCGTCTCTACGTCTACGAGTCGATCGCGGACGAGTTTATCCGGCGCCTCACGGCGAGGGTCGAGGGGATTGTGGTCGGGAACGGCATGGAACGCGGCGTCACCATGGGCCCGCTGAACAACCAGGCAGGCCTCGAGCGGGTCGTGCGCCAGGTGGATACGGCCCGGGAGCGGGGAGAGGGGGAGATCATCGCAGGCGGTCTGGCTCCTCGAGGGGAGAACTACGAGCACGGGTTCTTCTTCCTGCCGACGCTCATTGCCGGGGTCCCGCACGACTCCGTCCTCTTCTCGGAGGAGGTCTTCGGCCCGGTGCTGCCGATTGCCACCGTCACGGGCCTCGATGAGGCGCTTGAGCGGGCGAACGACAGCCGCTACGGCCTTGGGGCATCGGTATGGACCCGAAGCGCGGACGTAGTCGTCCGGGCGACCGAGGAACTCGAAGCAGGGATCGTCTGGGTCAACCAGCACCTGCGCACCCCTCCGGAGGTGCCGTTTGGGGGGACGAAGGAGAGCGGTATCGGGAGAGAGAACGGTTCCCGTGCGCTTGACGAGTACACGGAAGAGAAGTCCGTGCTCATACGGCTGTAAGGACTCTGCTCCCTTTGGAAGCGGATCCCTCCCCGCCCCCTATGTTGCCGGAAGAGAGGCCTCTCTTCCGGCGGAGCACCGGCTTAAGGACGGACCTGCGAGCCCTGCACCGTCTCTGGAGCCTGTTCGAACATTTTTTGGGATCTATAGCAAATCGAGGGTCCGTTCTGCAATCAGGGCTTCTATTGAAATTATAGCAACGTTTATATAATATACAACGTATCATTCAACCCTCCCAAGGGGGGATAAAAGTATGAGACGATGGATAGCTCTATGCACATGCATTCTCGCCCTTCTGGCGATGCCGTTTGCTGTGACGGCGGCAGTAGTGGGAGACGAGAATGCGACGACGACGCCCGGGGATCAGACCGGGCAGATGGATAATCAGACAGCAGATTTGACAATCGCTGCCTATATAGCCCAGGATCAGAACCTGACGAGGCTGGCTGAAGCGCTCGATGTGACAGGACTCTATGACGCCCTGGATACGGGAGGACCCTACACGGTCTTTGCCCCGAGCGACGAAGCGTTCAATGCTCTTGGCAACGAGACTGTGAACCGGCTCTTCAACGAGACGGGGAACCTTACGATGGTTCTTCAGTACCACGTTGTTGAGGGCGAGTACACCTCAGCAAACCTCACCAGCATGGCTGAGAACCAGACCGGACAGCAGAACCAGACCGGGAACCAGTCTGACGACGGTATCTCCGATATCCTCGGCGGGCTCTTCGGTGATGAGAACCAGACCGGGAACATGACGACGCTGCAGACGCTCTATGGCGAGAGCCTGAACGTCACCGTCAGCGACGGCGAGATCATGGTCGAGAACGCCACCGTTACTATGAAGGACATCAACACGACCAACGGTGTGATCCACATCATCGACCAGGTGCTGGTGCCTCCGGACTTGAATCTGACCGTATCCGAGAACCAGACCGAGATGGCGGGCAACGCGACAGCGGCCTGAAGCACCGGGGAGAAACTAGGACGGATGGCTGTCGAGAGGTCCCCGGATACTGCCGGGGACCTCTCGGCGGCCTTTTTTGGCTACGCGAATCCTATTTTTCAGAGAGACCCTCCCGGTTCCGCTCCGGACCATGGAGAACAAGCCATGTCCGCTTGGGAGATCACTGCTATCTTTTTGGTGCGATCGGCGAACGTGCGGATCATGGCTGAACGTGTCGGGAAAATGGTGTATATGCTCGCTCCTTTTCAGATATGGCCGTTTAAGAAAAATTATAGTAATGTTTTTATATTACATTGATTATTCATCTGTCTGCAAGGGGGGATATGCATGAAACGACCTTTACTGTTCAGTTTGTGCATCGTTCTTCTCCTCTCACTCGCTGCCGCAGGTACGGCAGTCCAGATTGGGGAAGGGCCTGTCACACTGGATCCTGATGAGTATGTGAACATTACACCGGTAAACAGCACTGAAGCGTATGAGGTGCCGCAGGCGACCGTGCTCGGAGCGCTTGATGTAGCCTCGGTCCTCGGAGCGTTTGATTACCAGGTCACTGCAGACCTGCCTCCGGAAGAGGGGAATCTCAGTGTTACTTCGATTGCAGGCATTGAGAACGAGATGAGAAATGAGACCCCGTACGCATGGGCGTACTGGGTGAACGGCGAGGAGGGCACGACCGGGCCAGCGGTGGCGAACGTGACCGACGGCGACAACGTGACCTACTCCTATGGGCCTCAGGGTCATTCTATTGAGAACGCCACATATACGCTGGCGATCTACGTGAGCGTGCCCGGGGCGGCCGTGAACGTTACCCCGGCACCGACGGAGAACGTTACCCCGACACCGACGGAGAACGTTACCCCGACGCCGACGATGAACGTGACCCCGACTACTGAAGCGAACGTCACGATCGCCTCGCCGGAGGAGGGTGCCAGCGTTGCCGCGGGGAACGTCACGGTGAGCGTGAACGTCACGAACTTCACGCTGGTCGAGCCCACGGGGCAGCCGAACGCCCCGGGTGAAGGCCACCTGCACTACTACCTCGATGCCGTAGTGCCGACGAACGCGAGCGCGCCCGCCATCCCGGAGACCGGCGGGTATGTCGTCTCCACGAACACCTCCTATACCTGGGAGAACGTGACGCCGGGTGCGCACAACCTCTCGGTCCAACTGGTCAATAACGACCACACGCCGCTCATCCCGCTCGTCTTCGACATGGTGAACGTCACGGTCGGCGGTGTGACTCCGACACCTACGGTGAACGTGACGCCGACACCTACGGTGAACGTGACGCCGACACCTACGGTGAACGTGACGCCGACACCTACGGTGAACGTGACGCCGACACCTACGGTGAACGTGACGCCGACACCTACGGTGAACGTGACGCCGACACCTACGGTGAACGTGACGCCGACACCTACGGTGAACGTGACGCCGACACCTACGGTGAACGTGACCGATGAGATCATCGCAGGGCTTTCGGGAGAGGAGAATCTGACGACGTTCACCGAAGTCTTGAACAAGTCTACCGTTGACCTGAGGCTTGATGCGAACGGAACGTATATCGTATGCGCCCCGACCAACGTCGCGTTTGACAGCCTGGGCAACGAGACGCTCTCGGCCATCGTGAACGATACGGCGCTCCTTGACAGCGTCCTTGAGTATCACATCATCGAGGGGAACTACACGCTTGACGAACTCGTGATGATGTGCCAGAATGCAACCGACGGCAAAATTTCATTGCCGACCGTTGAAGGGTCGGATGTGAATGTCTCGTTCACCGATGGCGGGCAACTGGTCATCAACAACGTTGCTGTCGTGACCCAGATCAAGATCACGAACAACATCATCGTCTACGTGATCAGCGGCGTCCTGATTCCACCAGGCGCCCCGATCCCGACACCGACGCCCACCCCATCACCGACGATGAACGTAACTCCGACGCCGACGATGAACGTAACGCCGACGCCGACGATGAACGTAACGCCGACGCCGACAACGAACGTAACTCCGACACCGACAACGAACGTAACTCCGACACCGACGATGAACGTGACGCCGACGCCGACAACGAACGTGACGCCGACACCGACGATGAACGTGACGCCGACACCTACGGTGAACGTGACGCCGACGCCGACAACGAACGTGACGCCGACACCGCCGCCGGCGGAGGGCATAGACCTCCAACTCTACACCGGCTGGAACTTCGTCTCTATCCCAAGACCGCTCTCCGAGGGTAACAACACCGCGATAGATGTCTTCGGAGAGGTCGATACCGGCGGACGGCCGATCTACACCCACTCCCCGGAGGCCGGCTTTGAGCCTCTGGATGCGAATGCGACACTAGAAGTCCTTGAAGGATACTGGGTCTATTCGAACGAGTCCACGACCGTGCGGCTGAACCTCAGCACCGACCCGGTGGCGACCCCTGCATCCAAGGCACTGGCTCCGGGATGGAACGCCATCGGCTACTCCGACCTGACCCCGTCGACCGCGAATGAGACGCTCGCGTCGGTGGAAGGCAACTGGGTCTATGTCGTCGGCTACGACGCACAGAACCAGAGCTACCGGCCGGCGCTCATCAACGATCAGATGGGTGCCCGGGGTGAGAACCAGAAGCTCTTCCCGACCGAAGGCTACTGGCTGTTCGTGCGCGAAGATGGCACACTGGCTGCCATCAGCGCCTAACCCTTTTTTGATGGTCCGGATGTCGAGACCTCTTCCGTGACAATACCGTACGAAGAACAGTTTTCCTGATCGGTTGGAGACATTATGTTGCAGAGAGGCGTAAGGGACCGGTAGACAGGTCTTTCGCTCGGTGACCTTTGGGTCGTGCCCCAGAACTCGTCTGCGGTCCGATAGATCCCAAAAATGAGGGCCTCACGGGAAGGCGGTCTGCGTCCCGCCTCCCTCCGGACAGCCCGTATTTACAGAGAGGTGGATGCGGTCTCCGCCCTCTCGTCCGTGCCCTGCCGGCCGAACCGGTCCATCAGGGAGAGGACCGCCGGCATGACCAGGATCGCACCAAGGAGCGAGAACCCGACCGTGATGACCGTCACGATGCCGAAGTTGCTGATGATGTTGAACGTCGAGAGGAGCAACGCCGAGAACCCGAAGACCGTCGTCATCCCGGATACCGTGATGGCCGTCCCGATCTTCTGCACAGCCTGCTGAATCGCCTCGTACCGCTCCTTCCCGCGTCTCCGCTCTTCTTGGAACCGCTCCATGATCAGGATGGTATACTCCGAGGCCACCCCGATCGTCATCGACCCGAGCACCGCGGTCAGCGGTGTGTAGTCGAGGCCGAGCAGGTACATGATCGCTCCGTTCCAGCCCACGATGAAGATGATCGGGATGACCGGAGAGACCGCAGTCAACTTCCGGTAGACGAGGAGCAGGAAGACGAAGATCATCCCGAACCCGAGGACCGTCATCGTCGTCTTACTCTCAGAGATGTCGGTCATCAGGTTGGTGAACATCTCGATCATTCCAGTCGGCGTCGCAGTGATCCCCGGGGGCGGGTTCTTCCACGCAACGTCGCTCCTCATCCGGTCCACGAGCGAGAGGGCGACCTCGTTCTCCATCTCTACGAGGCCGAACTCGATGACCGTCTCGGTGTCGCCGTTCAGATAGGGCTTCTTCGTCTCCTCAGGGATGCGCTCCAGGACCTCGGCGACCTCCTGCTGGGTCGTCGGCATCCGGCCGCCGTTGTACTGGATCAGGTAGGTGACGATACTCGTGGCCGATGTGATCTTTTCGTTGTTGGCTACCTCGTAGTCCTCGAACTCCTTCATCCACGTCAACGTATCCAGATTCGTGACGCCGTCGCCGCGGATGTAGAGCGGCAGGGTATCCGTCGACCCCATGGTGCGCCGCATCTTCTGCAGGTCGACGACCGCGGGCATATCGTCGGGGACGAACGTCTCTTCGTCCGAGTTGATGGGAATCGTGGCGTCGAGCTGCACGCCGACGAGCGCGACCATCCCGAGCACCAAGAGGATCGGGACCGGGTGTTTTGCGATCTTTCCTGCAACGCCGCCGAGGAACCGGTCGTATGCCTCCATGCTGGAGCCGGTGGAAGCGTTACCCTCTGCTTTCGGGCGATACTTGACCAGCATGCCGAACGTCGGGACGATAATCAAGGCCGAGATGTAGCAGAAGATAACTCCCATGACGCAGACCATCCCGAAGTCGCGGACCATCGGCACGGGAGAGATCCACATGGCGATGAACCCAAGCGACGTTGCAATCATTGCATACAGGATTGCGGGACCTGAGTTCCGGATGGTTGTTATCGCCGCTTCCTGGATCGAGGAATGCCGTGCCTCCTCGTCGAACCGTGATTGGAACTGGATGGCGTAGTCGATCCCGATCCCGATCAGCACCGGGAACGCACCGATCACGACCATGCTGATCGGGATTCCGACAAGTCCCATGGTGCCGAAGGTCAGGATAAGTCCCGTCCCCACCACGAAGACCGGCAGGAACCGGTAGCGGACGTGTCCGAAGAGGAGGCCCACGGCCAGCACCATGAGGAGCATGGCGGCGCCGATCAGCACGCCCATCGAGTCGTTGATCTCCTCCCCCATCTGCTTGGCGAACGCAGGCGATCCGGTCACGGTCACCTTGACGCCGGGGGGTGCATCCGAGAAACTGATGCGCGACTCGATGTTGTCGAGGACCTGGTCTCGGGTATCTTTGGAGACGCCAGGTGTGAGGGTGACGACGCTGATCGTCATCATATTGGACGGGAGGTACCGGGAGAGGAGTTCCGGCGGCACCCGTTCCTTTGCCATGATGATCTCCGCCTCGGACGCAGGTAGCGCGCCGCCGTTCACCTGCTTCACCATATCGATGATGCTCACGGTTCCGGCGACGTACTCCTCACGACCGATCTCGGTCTGGAGCTGGTCTATGTAAGCGAGGACATCGGTATCGAGGACATCGTCGCACTCGACGAGCAACATGATCGAATCGGACTTGAATGTGTCCAGGTACTTATCGAGCAGGGCACCGCGAGGAGTATTCTTATCGATGTAGGTATCTCTCCCCGTCTCCATGGTGGTCTGGCCCATACCATAGAGTGCGATGATAAAGACGAGAAGGAAGATCGCGGCGACTGCCACCGGCCGCCGCGTGATACTCTCGCCGATTAGTTGGAATGGTGATCTCACGCTCTGCCTCCGTTTTTGTATATATCTCTGCCGCACGGTGATAAATCATTTGTTGCGAACGAGACAACAACTTGGTCGTCAGGCCGTCGGTCCGGCGACGGTCGGAACCGGGGGCCGGCCGCCGGAGAACGGGCCTATTGTATATTTGGTATATTATATAACAGTATTACTAAAAATCATTGAGTGGTGTTTACCGTATCGGAGGTTCTACTATCTTTGAACTGCTGATCGGGTGATGGCGGATCGTGGGCATGTATTATATAGGTGCGGTTCGGTGTATCGAGACCGGTGATGCGCAATCGGACCCGGTAGGCCTGGGGCGAAAGACCCATGGGATGCTCTCCGCGGCAAGCACGCCGATTATCCTCTGAGAGCGGTCATAGGGAGGGATGATGTCTATAACCACTACATCGACTCTACGCAGAAGGCCCTCTATGCGCGTTCTCTTCCTCTCGGAGAGGACTTCACTGTTCTTGATTTCGGGTGCGGGAACGGCAGGTGGGCGCTCTGGTTCGCCCCGCAGGTGGACCGCGTCGTCGGGGTCGATCTCTCGCCCGAAATGGTGAGAGCGGCGCGGGGGTTTACGTCAGATCAGGGAATCGAGAACGTCGATTTTGTTGTTCTCGACGATAAGACGCCCCCGTTTCCCGAAAACTCCTTCGACGTGGTTAACTGCGTCTGGGTCCTCAAGTACATCCTCTCCGATGCCGAGGCGGCCACGACCATCGCGGAACTCTCGCGCGCGACGAAACCCGGCGGGTATGTCGCCCTCATCGAGCAGGTGAACCGGTCGCGGGACCTCTTCGTCGAGAACGAGGGCTATTTCCAGGGGCAGGCGCTCTACCGGACGCCCGAATTTTACATCGACGCGTTCGGAGAGTGCGGTATGCGTCTCCGGCATCATGCCATAACCAACGCCTCGCCTCTCTTCTGGGCTTATTCGCGGCTCCGGAGGCTTATCGGTGCTCCGCCCGGCACTGGGCCGCCACGGCGCATCACGGCGGTCAGCGTTCACGGGGACCTCTTGGCCGGGCGGGTTATGAGGTTCCGGAGCGGCCACCACTTCTTCCTGTTTCAGAAGCAGGAGGAGCCGGTGAACTACGGCCGATAGCGGCGCCTGAACAGGTTTCTGTCCAGGGTCGTCCCGATGATACGGCAATCCAAGGGTGCCCTCGCTCCCGGCCGGCATCATCCCTGACACAAAATCGTCAACCGCTGGATAACTGTCATTTTCGTAAAAGAACTTAGTAACATTTTTATTCACCTAGAGCTATGGGGCGGGCGTGTGTCCCGCATGGCGGGATGCAGTCAAAAGGTGGTGAGAAGTATGCCAGAAGAAAGACCCTCTGTTAGAGGCGGACAGGCCTCTGCAGCACAGGCTGCATCTGTTGAAGCGTTGAGTGCATCTGCATTCCAGAAGTATCTTCACGGCATAGATTACCCTGCAGGAAAGCAGGACCTGATCAACCATGCCCGGAAGAACAACGCACCCAGTGCGGTGATCCAGGTCCTCGAGATGTTCGAGGACAAGACATTCCATTCCGCAGCGGATGTGAGCCAGGAGTTCGGCAGGGTCAAATGACCCTGCTACCTTCGGCTATTTAGGCACGTCCTTGCACCGACCGGCCCCGGCGGACCTCTCCTCGGGGCATCCCGAGCGATGGCGTGACGGCCGGGGCGGCCGGCGGGAACATGGCACTGGTAAAGCTACGATAGGATCTTCGGCGAGGATCGGGAGTCCGCATACCTGAGATACGGCTGTTCATAGAACCGGAATTTGCGACCTTGTCCTTACCAAGGATGCGCTCCGTATAAATCTGATTTTCTGATGCGCGCCGACGCGGGACTCGAACCACAGATGGTCGCAGAAGAGAGAATGCGAGGAGCCGGATTCGAACCGGCGAACTCCTACGAGACTAGGCCCTGAACCTAGCGCCTTTGACCTGGCTTGGCAACCCTCGCGCCTAATACTGTAGTATCTTCACCAAAATAAAGGTAATTACTCCCCGCACTTCTTGGAACCGTGGGAGTTGTTGTCCATGAACCGTTTCATCTCTATCTCGCGGAGTTCATGCCGCTTGATCTTGCCGGAGATCGTCTTCGGGAGAGATTCTACGAACTCGACCGCGCGGGGATACTTGTAGGGCGCCGTCACCCGCTTGACATGCTTCTGGATATCCTTGACCAGGGATTCCGAGGGCCGGTACCCGGGTTTGAGGATGATGAAAGCCTTGACGATCAGCCCCCGGATCACGTCCGGCGACCCGACGACCGCCGCCTCCTGCACGGCGGGGTGCTCCATGAGCGCGCTCTCCACCTCGAACGGCCCGATCCGGTAGCCGGAGGACTTAATGACGTCGTCGTCGCGGCCGATGAACCAGAAGTAGCCGTCCTGATCCATGCACGCCTTATCGCCGGTGTAGTAGAACCCGTTCTGGAAGACCCTGCGGTTCTCCTCTTCGTTGTTGAGGTAGCCGCGGAAGAGCCCGACCGGGCGCGGGTCCAACTTGACCGCGATCCTCCCCTCCTCACCGACGCCGACCGGGTTTCCATCGTCGTCGTGGAGTTCGATATGCCATCCCGGCGCCGGTCTCCCCATGGAACCGGGTTTGCATTTCATGCCTGCGAACGTCCCGATGCAGAGCACCGTCTCGGTCTGGCCGTAACCCTCGTAGATCGTTCTGTTCGTTCCCTCCCGCCATGCCCGAATCACCTCGGGGTTGAGCGGTTCGCCTGCGCTGCAACAGTGCCGGAGGTCGGCAAGGTCGAACTTGTCGAGGTCGGCGAGGATCAGCATCCGGTAGATGGTCGGAGGACAACAGAAGGTCGTGACCCCGTATCTCTCCAGCAGGGGCAGGATCTCGGTGGCGTGGAACCGGCCCCGGATGTCGTAGACGAAGATGCATGCGCCGACGATCCACTGGCCGTAGAGTTTCCCCCACGCGCTCTTGCCCCAGCCGGTATCGGAGATCGTCAGGTGAAGGTCGTTCGGGTGCAGGTCGTGCCACAGCTGCCCGGTGACGAGATGCCCAAGGGGATAGGA
It includes:
- a CDS encoding AMP-binding protein, whose product is MADDEEKPMSYEDLCANFKINVPEYYNFGFDVIDAWAKKDRNKLALIWTDQKGNEKKYTFFDLMRLSNQAVNICIKYGIKKGDRVMLMLPRVPEWWIFVIALIKIGAVYCPATTMLTPKDLKYRIQAADIKMIITLAEHAEKVEEIREECPTLTVRLMVDGTRDGWVSYPVELDYPAPCSHKLVNLPGMHRTKSSDPLLIFFTSGTTGEPKMVVHDHSYPLGHLVTGQLWHDLHPNDLHLTISDTGWGKSAWGKLYGQWIVGACIFVYDIRGRFHATEILPLLERYGVTTFCCPPTIYRMLILADLDKFDLADLRHCCSAGEPLNPEVIRAWREGTNRTIYEGYGQTETVLCIGTFAGMKCKPGSMGRPAPGWHIELHDDDGNPVGVGEEGRIAVKLDPRPVGLFRGYLNNEEENRRVFQNGFYYTGDKACMDQDGYFWFIGRDDDVIKSSGYRIGPFEVESALMEHPAVQEAAVVGSPDVIRGLIVKAFIILKPGYRPSESLVKDIQKHVKRVTAPYKYPRAVEFVESLPKTISGKIKRHELREIEMKRFMDNNSHGSKKCGE